A segment of the Blastocatellia bacterium genome:
CCTTGATGACGAGATACCGACGAAGATCCTGGGGGAAGGCGAAGCGAAAAATCCACGATTCTCCTTCCGGGCGCCGTTCCAGCAAGCGTCCGATGCCGTCCACATGGCCTTGGACGATATGCCCGCCGAGCCGATCGCTCACCCGAAGCGCGCGTTCGAGATTCACCAATCGTCCGGGGCGAAGCTGACCAAATGTCGTCCGGCGGAGCGTCTCGGCCGAGAGCTGCGCACGAAAGCCATTGCGCTCGACCTCTGTCACCGTCAGGCACACGCCATTGACGGCGATGCTCTCACCAACGCGCAGGCCATCCAAGACCTCACGTGCTTCGACCTGCAGTTCCCCCCCCGCACCCATGAGCGCGAGACGGCGAATCCGCCCGACCTCCTCGATCAGTCCCGTGAACATGTCCGAAATTGTAAGCATACAGGACGCTCCGAAACGGAGCAAGACGCCATTCCAAGGCCTGCACGGCTTCTTCGCGCGTCGTCCAATTGGGTCAACCTTTCTGAAAGCACCTCGAGACTGCGCGAGCCATCTATATGCCGAAGTCGCATGACGAGGACCGCCAACGCACAAAATCGAGATCATCGCCCTGGAACAACGACCGAGGATAAAACTGCGCGCGGAGGCATCCGGCATTGACCGATCAGTTGGCGGAAGTGAGGGGGCTGGAGTGGACGGGCGATGGGCAAGCGGATGATGAATCAGCCTCTTGATCTGACCGAAAAAGGATAAGGAGAAAAGTAAAATCCGTTCCGCATAAGGACCGGCAGCAAGGCCCATCCCCGAGGAGGGCAATGATGAAGGGCCCTCAGAGGCGAACGTTGAGGCTTCCCTCAGGGGAGATTCCACGGAGGCATCAGCGATTTCCTCACCGTCTGCAATATCGGTGTAAGACCCGACCTGCGGGATTCCTCCCCGATCCAGGCCTAGAGACCGCTTAAGGTGTTTCCCTGAAAGGAAATACGTGGACTCTAACGCTGGAGGTGCTGCCGTGATCACCTCAAATTGATAAGGAGGAGAGATTGCTTTTGAGGAGGGACCTAATGGCAGGGCGAGGGACGATGGCTGAGCATCTGACGGAGTTAATCCGCGCGCTCCTCGAAGGGGAAACCTCGGTGCTGGAGTCCTATTCCGTTCCGGTGGCGCGGGTCCTTGCCTATTTGAGGGAGAATTTTCACGAAGCCCTTAGGGTGGGAGACCTGGCAGCCCAGGCCCGCGTGAGCCGCTCTCACTTCTATCGGCTCTTTCGTCGGGAGGTGGGGCTGAGTCCGATGCAGTTTGTGTGTCTTTTACGGGTGGAGAGATCCAAGCGGCTGTTGGCGAGCCGTCGCTTCAATGTGATCGAGGTCTGGCAGGCCAGCGGCTTTTCTGATCTGCGCTCGTTTGAGCGCGCCTTCAAGCGCTGGGTCAGCGCGACGCCCAAAG
Coding sequences within it:
- a CDS encoding riboflavin synthase, with translation MFTGLIEEVGRIRRLALMGAGGELQVEAREVLDGLRVGESIAVNGVCLTVTEVERNGFRAQLSAETLRRTTFGQLRPGRLVNLERALRVSDRLGGHIVQGHVDGIGRLLERRPEGESWIFRFAFPQDLRRYLVIKGSIAVDGISLTVAGLSETWFEVAIIPHTLRMTNLRELHPGDGVNLEVDVLAKYIERMMEPMLAHVRSKLSGITFEQLKAEGYAE
- a CDS encoding AraC family transcriptional regulator, producing MAGRGTMAEHLTELIRALLEGETSVLESYSVPVARVLAYLRENFHEALRVGDLAAQARVSRSHFYRLFRREVGLSPMQFVCLLRVERSKRLLASRRFNVIEVWQASGFSDLRSFERAFKRWVSATPKEYQKSLHAKPSPTEK